In Fusarium falciforme chromosome 9, complete sequence, the following are encoded in one genomic region:
- a CDS encoding Glyco-hydro-79C domain-containing protein, with protein MHRQVVQALLFSSLASHGLAAGNSYDLKLHLTSEKPAWAEKLSPHLAGFSIEMDRWPDWAGQRVGKPNEYFNQLLRNLGERTGHMPFLRVGANSEDRSTVDLGIEIMNSTFPEPTEKVPNPEADHNYIGRDFYALSGNLPAGTPFMWGINLKYLNKTETVAQARLLAETFQGERARLTKHVKLANVEIGNEPDFYGTSRINPNGTYGPGWDVFNYTTTWLEFARAISKEIDFGCGGSGKPTLSPGAFTSFVAPEWTPAGPLDAGLLDDAGLKCKISQFSEHSYSGVFNPDRVVRPGELMDKISVRANFTTRTSQRSAVRASGLKYLLAETNSYANHGQPGLSNTVESALWAADWMLLAASSGVERVHFHQGKGFRYNAIQPTNDSEDGLNITHPHILPSYHALLIVNEAIGKSGHSYVAEIPTSNITLTAYGIWEKQQLARVVVLNTQVYLGEGERPSINVNLAGLDTDTPATLKLLRSEKTTAHTGLTWAGQSFETLSASDSVVGHDRQISILFLESLLYRDLKTASQHIIKEKLKDAHDVQQNEVLEPYYYITGLPFPFRGGC; from the exons ATGCATCGTCAAGTGGTTCAGGCCCTCTTATTTTCTTCTCTTGCCAGCCATGGCTTGGCTGCTGGAAACTCATACGACTTGAAACTTCACCTAACCAGCGAGAAGCCGGCTTGGGCAGAGAAGCTCTCCCCTCACCTCGCCGGCTTCAGCATTGAGATGGACCGTTGGCCCGACTGGGCCGGCCAGAGAGTTGGAAAGCCAAACGAGTACTTCAACCAACTTCTGCGCAACCTGGGCGAGAGAACGGGCCACATGCCATTTCTACGTGTAGGTGCCAACTCTGAAGACCGTTCAACCGTCGACCTGGGGATCGAGATCATGAACTCGACCTTCCCGGAGCCCACTGAGAAAGTCCCCAACCCAGAGGCGGACCACAACTACATCGGGCGTGACTTTTATGCCCTGTCAGGCAACCTGCCCGCTGGGACTCCCTTCATGTGGGGGATCAACCTCAAGTATCTCAACAAGACCGAAACGGTGGCTCAGGCTCGTCTGTTGGCTGAGACGTTTCAAGGCGAGCGTGCACGTCTCACAAAGCATGTGAAGCTTGCCAACGTCGAGATTGGCAATGAGCCTGATTTTTACGGCACATCTCGAATCAACCCTAATGGCACCTATGGCCCCGGATGGGACGTCTTCAACTACACCACCACTTGGCTAGAGTTCGCCAGAGCCATCAGCAAGGAGATTGACTTTGGCTGTGGAGGCTCTGGCAAGCCGACTCTGTCGCCTGGTGCCTTCACCAGCTTTGTGGCCCCCGAATGGACTCCAGCCGGCCCGCTTGACGCTGGCTTACTCGACGATGCTGGACTCAAGTGCAAGATCTCGCAGTTTTCGGAGCACTCATACTCTGGAGTGTTTAATCCCGATCGCGTCGTCCGACCTGGAGAGTTGATGGATAAGATTAGTGTCCGCGCCAATTTCACCACCAGGACCAGTCAGCGATCTGCTGTTCGGGCCTCAGGCTTAAAGTATCTGCTA GCTGAGACAAACTCGTATGCCAA TCATGGCCAGCCAGGGCTGAGCAATACGGTAGAGAGCGCCCTCTGGGCCGCCGACTGGATGCTTCTTGCAGCTTCATCGGGAGTCGAGCGAGTGCACTTTCACCAGGGCAAGGGCTTCCGTTACAACGCCATCCAACCGACCAACGACTCGGAGGACGGGCTGAACATCACCCACCCACACATTCTGCCCTCTTACCACGCGCTGCTGATCGTGAATGAGGCCATTGGGAAGTCTGGACATTCTTACGTCGCCGAGATCCCGACGTCAAACATAACCCTTACCGCGTATGGCATCTGGGAGAAACAGCAGCTCGCTCGTGTTGTGGTGCTCAACACCCAGGTCTATCTTGGCGAGGGAGAGAGGCCGAGCATCAACGTGAACCTCGCCGGTCTTGACACAGATACTCCCGCCACGCTGAAGCTCCTGCGGTCGGAGAAGACGACAGCTCATACAGGACT TACGTGGGCTGGTCAGAGCTTCGAGACCCTCTCTG CGTCAGACAGTGTCGTTGGTCACGACAGGCA AATCTCCA tcctcttcctcgagtCTCTCCTCTACCGGGACCTCAAGACAGCTTCCCAGCACATCATCAAGGAAAAGCTCAAAGACGCCCACGACGTTCAGCAGAATGAAGTTCTGGAACCGTACTACTACATCACCGGCCTTCCCTTTCCGTTCCGCGGAGGATGCTAG
- a CDS encoding AAA domain-containing protein — translation MSDTMESTKSGDDSSVVIVTPAETEPEVKEEKTEETKTESTEDKSEEKKDEDKKDGDEEKKEEEEKEKVMVGLLADTKDLYAKYDEHGDRSWTDKYPTDLEEAAENEETQKYAVIIRKKKPKEADSNKPLIIDSLVIQSPYLKRVLGKVFDGYPGVFCGVSRLKFHAPFECFVHRWDKFSAAKDDTAYDEATREHVTLLYNIMKEELGEIIQLREDYFKNRAVAFEHIWTLFPPGCTVWGSEKGKPVAVKFNSGHFGKNGCGVTFYILQCKIIDWDGKYMGWTDLTMRIPEFFGTVPFSELPCYPLEYHPRLDAAKALLTERGRKFDELGGYCYKSYNGTAIWHVNSEKTRKETVQSRIVIDGANWEKLNPDHTVWLNPIHTSDNFSDDDDKDAEANTTPQRPPLTEDQLLMTYPMVRGYSLKNKRWMEFFIDDVSEVKFNDQAFESLVLPQDQKDLILAFAESQVKYKNVFDDIISGKGKGIIMLLSGGPGIGKTLTAESVAEEMKVPLYIMSAGDLGSDAYDIEENLGRILEMVANWNAVLLLDECDVFLEARSPHDIERNRIVSIFLRTLEYYEGILFLTTNRVKNMDSAFQSRIHMSLEYPPLDRSSREAVWRGFLNRAVSLDAKVAGGAAHEITENEIKALAGLELNGRQIKNVLKTANLLACHKGQRLSFEHLRTVLRVEGHSL, via the exons ATGTCAGACACCATGGAGTCAACAAAGAGCGGCGACGACTCGTCGGTGGTCATCGTGACCCCGGCTGAGACTGAGcctgaggtcaaggaggagaagactGAGGAGACAAAGACAGAGTCCACAGAGG ACAAgtcggaggagaagaaggacgaagACAAGAAGGAtggggatgaggagaagaaggaggaagaggagaaggaaaaggtcaTGGTTGGCCTTTTGGCAGACACCAAGGATCTCTACGCCAAGTACGACGAGCACGGTGATCGATCGTGGACAGACAAGTATCCCACAGATCTTGAGGAGGCGGCTGAGAATGAGGAGACTCAGAAGTACGCCGTCATTATCCGCAAGA agaagcccaaggaggCCGACTCCAACAAGCCCCTCATCATCGACAGTCTCGTCATCCAGTCCCCCTACCTGAAGCGCGTCCTTGGCAAGGTCTTTGATGGGTACCCTGGTGTCTTTTGCGGTGTCTCCCGACTCAAGTTCCACGCCCCCTTTGAGTGCTTCGTTCACCGCTGGGACAAGTTCTCCGCAGCTAAGGATGACACGGCCTACGATGAGGCCACTCGCGAGCACGTCACTCTGCTGTACAACATCatgaaggaggagctcgGTGAGATCATCCAGCTTCGAGAGGATTACTTCAAGAACAGGGCTGTTGCTTTTGAGCACATCTGGACTCTGTTCCCTCCTGGCTGCACAGTCTGGGGCTCTGAGAAGGGCAAGCCTGTGGCTGTCAAGTTCAACTCGGGCCACTTTGGGAAGAATGGTTGCGGTGTCACATTCTACATCTTGCAGTGCAAGATCATTGACTGGGATGGCAAGTACATGGGTTGGACCGACCTCACCATGAGAATTCCCGAGTTCTTTGGCACCGTGCCCTTCTCGGAGCTTCCTTGCTATCCTCTGGAGTATCACCCCCGTCTCGATGCCGCCAAGGCACTATTGACGGAGCGTGGCCGCAAGTttgatgagcttggtggCTACTGCTACAAGTCGTACAATGGCACCGCGATCTGGCATGTCAACTCTGAGAAGACCCGAAAGGAGACTGTTCAGTCGCGGATTGTCATTGATGGAGCCAACTGGGAGAAGTTGAACCCCGACCACACAGTCTGGCTCAACCCCATCCACACCAGCGACAACttcagcgacgacgatgacaagGACGCCGAGGCGAATACCACTCCCCAGCGTCCTCCTCTGACTGAGGACCAGCTCCTCATGACATACCCCATGGTGAGGGGTTACTCGCTCAAGAACAAGCGATGGATGGAATTCTTCATTGATGACGTCTCTGAAGTCAAGTTCAACGACCAGGCCTTTGAGTCTCTTGTCCTTCCTCAGGACCAGAAGGACCTCATCCTCGCATTCGCCGAGAGCCAGGTCAAGTACAAGAACGTGTttgacgacatcatctctGGAAAGGGCAAGGGTATCATCATGTTGCTCTCTGGTGGTCCCGGTATCGGCAAGACTCTGACCGCCGAGTCGGTggccgaggagatgaaggttCCTCTGTATATCATGAGCGCTGGTGATCTCGGCAGCGATGCGTACGATATCGAGGAGAACCTTGGCCGTATCCTGGAGATGGTGGCTAACTGGAATGCTGTCCTCTTGCTGGACGAGTGCGACGTCTTCCTCGAGGCTCGATCTCCCCACGATATCGAGCGCAACCGAATCGTGTCCATCTTCCTGCGAACGCTCGAGTACTACGAGggcatcctcttcctcacgACCAACCGCGTGAAGAACATGGATTCGGCCTTCCAGAGCCGAATCCACATGTCCCTCGAGTATCCTCCCCTCGACCGATCCTCCCGCGAGGCCGTCTGGCGAGGCTTCCTCAACCGCGCCGTCAGCCTCGACGCCAAGGTCGCCGGCGGAGCTGCCCACGAAATCACTGAGAATGAGATCAAGGCTCTGGCAGGCTTGGAGCTCAACGGTCGCCAGATCAAGAACGTGCTCAAGACTGCTAATCTGTTGGCTTGCCACAAGGGGCAGAGGCTTTCGTTTGAGCACCTTCGGACTGTCCTCCGGGTCGAGGGTCACTCTCTGTGA
- a CDS encoding N-acetyltransferase domain-containing protein, with protein MPLQLREARSDDIHAMRNVYYSAFGDTIIGGHVFMTNIEASDRFWDASFKDELVDSSCQLLVVTNKDTPDSPEEIIAFAKWCLPGASIDDPPPVEAWPSHGELAVDFFGAMTKGHRKYMGDRPHWYLECIGTHKDWRGKGAAGLLMRWGLERADADKLPCFLEATPKGKPIYERFGFKTLGEEVFEWPQGTSVEAYMERDAKTDTVTNGEQRGD; from the coding sequence ATGCCGCTCCAGCTACGCGAAGCTCGGTCGGACGATATCCACGCTATGCGCAACGTCTACTACTCCGCCTTTGGGGATACCATTATCGGAGGCCACGTCTTCATGACGAATATTGAAGCTTCGGATCGCTTCTGGGACGCTTCGTTTAAGGACGAGCTTGTGGATTCTTCCTGCCaactcctcgtcgtcaccaACAAGGACACACCTGACTCGCCGGAGGAAATTATCGCTTTTGCAAAATGGTGTCTCCCCGGAGCTTCAATCGATGATCCGCCACCCGTAGAAGCTTGGCCAAGCCACGGAGAACTCGCCGTCGACTTCTTTGGAGCCATGACAAAAGGGCACCGCAAATACATGGGCGACAGGCCACACTGGTACCTCGAGTGCATCGGGACGCACAAGGACTGGAGGGGCAAGGGAGCGGCGGGTTTGCTCATGCGCTGGGGTCTTGAGCGGGCGGATGCAGACAAGCTCCCATGTTTCCTCGAGGCGACCCCCAAGGGGAAGCCAATTTACGAGAGGTTTGGGTTTAAGACTTTGGGTGAAGAGGTGTTTGAGTGGCCGCAGGGAACATCTGTGGAGGCGTACATGGAGCGTGATGCAAAGACGGACACTGTGACGAACGGAGAACAACGGGGTGATTAA
- a CDS encoding Putative phospholipase, producing MDPSPTSKMASYFARLSPVPAFPEYTGPYKVGTVDVEIPVSELQAPSPAPEGTDNIHTIQYRMFYPAVSESDEKRIGWLPTPQRQHLVAYTKFLGIGPMLAEFLSFLPRHLHYTTIPVHKNATLNDATIENKRWPTIIFSHGLGGSRNSYSYIAGSLASHGIIVICPEHRDGSAVASFVRIPETRNGTVTSNGRIEIPYQKISHDVCPEVYLAREAQLRIRCWEMGLLHEAVLALDRGTPYTNLNRSTPSLDQFVGKLNIHEPGSIIFAGHSFGAATITQFLKSTYYASVPEVAAMEKPLFTPAEGSEIRSQISEKTLTMLLDMWCFPLMAPNSAPLFNLPLPVYADKATAPGGKAILAVESEHFFKWKEHLDAKARILSPDPTAKVVTPQIFERPSGIKMSEPNFFYVVNSAHLNQSDFGILFPWLTKKIFDAEQPERALRLNLRAQLQVLRENSVPIARTYVGDLVDGTSFDKLDKFNEANGDSCKDGINNDQAIFDKSGNNPVDFWRWIDVIGRGDAEDKESGKTAKEKVEEGEQEMKSELDPSEELQGAPPSITGTVSATAA from the exons ATGGATCCTTCACCAACTTCCAAGATGGCCTCGTACTTTGCGCGCCTGAGCCCCGTGCCCGCCTTCCCCGAATACACTGGGCCCTACAAGGTCGGAACCGTCGACGTCGAGATCCCTGTCTCAGAGCTTCAGGCTCCTTCTCCTGCCCCCGAGGGCACCGACAACATCCACACGATCCAGTACCGCATGTTCTACCCGGCCGTCTCGGAGTCTGATGAGAAGCGCATTGGTTGGCTGCCTACCCCTCAGCGACAACATCTTGTCGCATACACCAAGTTCCTTGGAATTGGCCCCATGCTGGCTGAATTTCTCTC CTTTCTTCCACGACATCTCCATTATACCACGATCCCCGTCCACAAGAATGCGACCCTCAACGATGCGACGATCGAGAACAAGCGATGGCCGACCATAATCTTCTCCCACGGGCTGGGCGGAAGCCGGAACTCCTACTCATACATCGCAGGCTCCCTGGCCTCGCAcggcatcatcgtcatctgtCCCGAGCACCGTGACGGCAGCGCTGTCGCCTCGTTCGTTCGAATCCCCGAGACGCGAAACGGAACCGTCACATCGAATGGCCGAATCGAGATCCCCTATCAGAAAATTTCCCACGATGTTTGCCCTGAGGTTTATCTGGCGCGCGAAGCCCAGCTGAGAATTCGATGCTGGGAGATGGGATTGCTACATGAGGCTGTGCTTGCGCTTGACCGAGGCACTCCTTATACCAATCTGAACCGATCGACCCCCAGTCTCGATCAATTCGTGGGCAAGCTCAACATTCACGAGCCTGGAAGCATCATTTTCGCGGGCCACAGCTTTGGCGCAGCTACCATCACTCAATTCCTTAAGAGCACGTATTATGCCAGTGTTCCCGAAGTCGCCGCCATGGAGAAGCCTCTCTTCACTCCCGCCGAGGGCAGTGAGATCCGATCACAGATTTCCGAAAAGACACTTACCATGCTGCTCGATATGTGGTGCTTCCCTCTGATGGCTCCTAACTCAGCACCACTGTTCAATCTCCCTCTGCCTGTCTACGCCGACAAGGCCACGGCCCCCGGAGGCAAAGCAATCTTGGCCGTCGAATCGGAGCATTTCTTCAAGTGGAAGGAACACCTTGACGCCAAGGCGCGAATCCTGAGCCCCGACCCTACCGCCAAGGTCGTCACGCCTCAGATCTTTGAACGACCCAGCGGTATCAAGATGTCGGAGCCTAACTTTTTCTACGTGGTCAACTCGGCTCATCTGAACCAATCCGACTTTGGCATCCTCTTCCCGTGGCTGACCAAGAAGATTTTCGACGCTGAGCAGCCTGAGCGAGCGCTGCGTCTCAACCTGCGCGCACAGCTGCAGGTCCTCCGCGAGAACAGCGTCCCTATCGCGCGCACATACGTCGGAGATCTCGTGGATGGAACTTCCTTCGATAAGCTCGACAAGTTCAATGAGGCGAATGGCGACTCGTGCAAGGACGGCATCAACAACGACCAGGCCATCTTTGACAAGAGCGGAAACAACCCCGTCGACTTCTGGCGCTGGATCGACGTTATCGGCCGAGGCGACGCCGAAGACAAGGAGTCTGGCAAGACTGCCAAGGAAAAGGTTGAAGAGGGCGAGCAAGAGATGAAGAGCGAGTTGGATCCTAGTGAGGAACTGCAAGGAGCACCGCCCTCCATCACCGGCACCGTTAGCGCGACTGCTGCGTAA
- a CDS encoding FAS1 domain-containing protein has protein sequence MRLHLLAPALLSASVLADTLSKHPPGHKEPGLVVYAPTNSGLSSSDGPGRVKRQLKYQNGYYFSGEQSLRYPLPSSSDRRMVARTLQSGGDARMTFLDDPAYVNLGWVNNQSLVERPSDYYAGAKRQVYTGLGGSVNVAGKDIPFDNGVIRPIDGDLTLPESISSTLPHLGVDKFHNLVKKSGLLSVLDSTAGITVLAPDNSAFKNVTKWSKTDLTEFIKGHILVNFPAYTPLLKDGLVYPTLGGGKVKVTVQGGTIYLNGAKILAGDAIAVNGAVRTIDRVLSTFPGTAPVPEPTKEPEPTQATVPTHVPEYVPTGAGTTIGSLSWKALAVSVMGVVAATHYWM, from the exons ATGCGTTTGCATCTGCTCGCACCCGCCCTCCTGTCTGCCTCTGTCCTGGCAGACACTCTGTCCAAACACCCTCCAGGACA TAAGGAGCCTGGCCTTGTGGTGTATGCCCCGACCAATTCCGGACTATCGAGTAGTGATGGACCGGGTCGCGTCAAGCGCCAGCTCAAGTACCAGAATGGATATTACTTTTCGGGAGAACAGTCCCTGAGGTACCCCCTCCCGTCGAGTTCCGATAGGAGAATGGTCGCTAGAACCCTCCAGTCGGGAGGAGATGCTCGGATGACCTTCTTGGACGATCCCGCGTATGTTAACCTCGGCTGGGTCAACAACCAGAGTCTTGTTGAGAGGCCGTCGGACTACTATGCTGGAGCGAAGCGACAGGTCTACACCGGTCTTGGAGGGAGTGTCAATGTCGCGGGCAAGGACATTCCATTTGACAATGGTGTCATCCGTCCTATTGATGG AGACCTCACCCTGCCTGAGAgcatctcctccaccttgCCTCACCTCGGCGTCGACAAGTTCCACAATCTGGTCAAAAAGTCGGGTCTCCTCTCCGTGCTAGACTCGACCGCCGGCATCACCGTTCTCGCGCCCGACAACAGTGCCTTCAAGAACGTCACCAAGTGGTCCAAAACCGACCTCACCGAGTTCATCAAGGGCCACATTTTGGTCAACTTCCCGGCATACACTCCTCTTCTCAAGGACGGCCTCGTCTACCCTACCCTTGGGggcggcaaggtcaaggtcaccGTGCAGGGCGGGACCATCTACCTCAACGGAGCCAAGATCCTGGCGGGCGATGCAATTGCCGTCAATGGAGCTGTCCGCACAATTGACAGG GTTCTCTCGACATTCCCCGGCACAGCTCCTGTGCCCGAGCCAACCAAGGAGCCCGAGCCGACCCAGGCGACAGTGCCAACTCATGTGCCTGAGTATGTGCCAACTGGAGCTGGAACGACTATTGGATCTCTTTCCTGGAAGGCTCTGGCAGTCAGTGTCATGGGTGTGGTCGCTGCTACTCACTACTGGATGTAA